In Bacillus toyonensis BCT-7112, a single window of DNA contains:
- a CDS encoding bifunctional cystathionine gamma-lyase/homocysteine desulfhydrase — protein MRAKTKLIHGIRIGEPSTGSVNVPIYQTSTYKQEAVGKHQGYEYSRTGNPTRAALEEMIAVLENGHAGFAFGSGMAAITATIMLFSKGDHVILTDDVYGGTYRVITKVLNRFGIEHTFVDTTNLEEVVEAIRPNTKAIYVETPTNPLLKITDIKKISTLAKEKDLLTIIDNTFMTPYWQSPISLGADIVLHSATKYLGGHSDVVAGLVVVNSPQLAEDLHFVQNSTGGILGPQDSFLLLRGLKTLGIRMEEHETNSRAIAEFLNNHPKVNKVYYPGLESHQNHELATEQANGFGAIISFDVDSEETLNKVLEKLQYFTLAESLGAVESLISIPSQMTHASIPADRRKELGITDTLIRISVGIEDGEDLIEDLAQALA, from the coding sequence ATGAGAGCAAAGACAAAGTTAATTCATGGTATTCGCATAGGAGAACCTTCAACTGGATCTGTAAACGTACCGATTTATCAAACAAGTACGTATAAACAAGAAGCAGTTGGTAAGCATCAAGGATATGAATATTCACGTACAGGCAACCCAACACGAGCAGCTTTAGAAGAAATGATTGCCGTATTAGAAAACGGTCATGCTGGATTTGCATTTGGTTCGGGAATGGCTGCTATTACAGCAACAATTATGTTGTTCTCAAAAGGTGATCACGTTATTTTAACAGATGATGTTTATGGGGGAACGTATCGTGTTATTACGAAAGTATTAAACCGCTTCGGTATTGAGCATACATTTGTAGATACAACAAACTTAGAGGAAGTTGTAGAAGCAATTCGTCCAAATACGAAAGCGATCTATGTGGAAACACCAACGAATCCACTACTAAAAATTACTGATATTAAGAAAATATCTACTCTTGCTAAAGAGAAAGATTTATTAACAATTATTGATAATACATTCATGACGCCATATTGGCAGTCGCCGATTTCTTTAGGAGCAGACATTGTACTTCATAGTGCAACGAAATATTTAGGAGGTCATAGTGACGTAGTTGCAGGTCTAGTAGTGGTAAATAGCCCACAACTAGCAGAAGACCTTCACTTTGTACAAAACTCAACGGGAGGTATTCTTGGACCACAAGATAGCTTCTTACTACTTCGCGGTTTAAAAACGTTAGGAATTCGTATGGAAGAACATGAAACGAATTCACGCGCAATTGCTGAATTCTTAAATAATCATCCAAAAGTAAATAAAGTATATTATCCAGGCCTTGAATCACATCAAAACCATGAATTAGCAACAGAACAAGCAAACGGATTTGGTGCTATCATCTCATTTGATGTAGATAGTGAGGAAACATTAAATAAAGTACTTGAGAAACTGCAATACTTTACACTTGCTGAAAGCCTAGGAGCAGTCGAAAGTTTAATTTCTATCCCATCTCAAATGACACATGCATCAATCCCAGCAGATCGTCGTAAAGAATTAGGAATTACAGATACATTAATTCGTATCTCTGTCGGAATTGAAGATGGTGAAGATTTAATTGAAGATTTAGCACAAGCGCTAGCATAA
- a CDS encoding O-acetylserine dependent cystathionine beta-synthase translates to MNVYRGVHELIGHTPIVEITRFSLPEGVRLFAKLEFYNPGGSVKDRLGRELIEDALEKGLVTQGGTIIEPTAGNTGIGLALAALEHDLRVIVCVPEKFSIEKQELMKALGATVVHTPTEQGMTGAIAKAKELVNEIPNSYSPSQFANEANPRAYFKTLGPELWNALNGEINIFVAGAGTGGTFMGTASYLKEKNIDIKTVIVEPEGSILNGGKAGSHETEGIGLEFIPPFLKTSYFDEIHTISDRNAFLRVKELAQKEGLLVGSSSGAAFHASLLEAEKATPGTNIVTIFPDSSERYLSKDIYKGWE, encoded by the coding sequence ATGAATGTATATCGTGGAGTTCATGAGTTAATTGGTCATACACCAATTGTAGAAATTACTCGGTTTTCACTTCCAGAAGGGGTCCGTTTATTTGCGAAGCTTGAATTTTATAACCCAGGCGGAAGCGTTAAGGATCGTTTAGGAAGAGAATTAATCGAAGACGCGCTAGAAAAAGGGCTTGTCACGCAGGGTGGAACAATTATTGAACCGACTGCTGGAAATACTGGTATTGGACTGGCACTTGCAGCGTTAGAACATGATTTACGCGTTATTGTTTGTGTACCAGAGAAATTTAGTATTGAGAAACAAGAATTAATGAAAGCGCTAGGCGCAACAGTCGTGCATACACCGACTGAGCAAGGAATGACCGGAGCAATTGCAAAAGCAAAAGAGTTAGTAAATGAAATACCGAATTCATACTCTCCAAGTCAGTTTGCGAATGAAGCAAACCCACGTGCTTATTTCAAAACATTAGGTCCTGAACTTTGGAATGCATTGAATGGAGAGATTAACATATTTGTTGCTGGAGCAGGAACCGGCGGTACATTCATGGGAACTGCATCTTATTTGAAAGAAAAAAATATAGATATTAAAACAGTTATTGTAGAACCAGAAGGATCTATTTTAAATGGTGGTAAAGCTGGTTCACATGAAACAGAAGGAATTGGTCTTGAATTTATTCCACCATTTTTGAAAACATCTTATTTTGATGAAATTCATACGATTTCTGATCGAAATGCATTTTTACGAGTAAAAGAATTAGCGCAAAAAGAAGGACTTTTAGTTGGGAGCTCTTCAGGAGCAGCATTTCATGCAAGTTTACTGGAGGCAGAGAAAGCAACACCAGGTACAAATATTGTAACGATTTTTCCTGATAGTAGTGAGCGCTATTTAAGTAAAGACATATACAAAGGATGGGAATAA
- the mtnN gene encoding 5'-methylthioadenosine/S-adenosylhomocysteine nucleosidase, with the protein MRIAVIGAMEEEVRILRDKLEQAKTETVAGCEFTKGLLAGHEVILLKSGIGKVNAAMSTTILLEKYKPEKVINTGSAGGFHHSLNVGDVVISTEVRHHDVDVTAFNYEYGQVPGMPPGFKADEALVALAEKCMQAEENIQVVKGMIATGDAFMSDPNRVAAIRDKFENLYAVEMEAAAVAQVCHQYEVPFVIIRALSDIAGKESNVSFDQFLDQAALHSTNFIVKVLEELK; encoded by the coding sequence TTGAGAATTGCTGTAATTGGAGCAATGGAAGAAGAAGTACGTATTTTACGTGACAAATTAGAACAAGCAAAAACAGAAACGGTTGCGGGTTGTGAATTTACGAAAGGACTATTAGCAGGACATGAAGTAATCTTGTTAAAGTCTGGTATTGGTAAAGTAAATGCAGCGATGTCAACGACAATTTTATTAGAAAAATATAAGCCTGAAAAAGTAATTAATACTGGTTCAGCTGGTGGATTCCATCATTCTCTAAATGTTGGAGATGTAGTTATTTCAACAGAAGTTCGTCACCATGACGTAGATGTAACAGCATTTAACTATGAATATGGTCAAGTACCAGGAATGCCACCTGGATTTAAAGCTGATGAGGCATTAGTTGCATTAGCTGAGAAATGTATGCAAGCTGAAGAGAATATTCAAGTTGTAAAAGGTATGATTGCAACAGGGGATGCATTTATGAGTGATCCGAACCGCGTTGCAGCAATTCGTGATAAATTTGAAAATCTTTATGCAGTAGAAATGGAAGCGGCAGCTGTTGCACAAGTGTGCCACCAATACGAAGTTCCATTTGTTATCATCCGCGCACTTTCTGATATTGCTGGTAAAGAATCAAATGTTTCATTTGATCAATTTTTAGATCAAGCAGCCCTTCATTCTACAAACTTTATCGTAAAAGTACTAGAAGAGTTAAAGTAA
- a CDS encoding class I SAM-dependent DNA methyltransferase, whose translation MGTEFNGLFDEWAHTYDSFVQGEDIQYKEVFAHYEDILEDVVNKSFGNVLEFGVGTGNLTNKLLLAGRTVYGIEPSREMRMIAKEKLPKEFSITEGDFLSFEVPNSVDTIVSTYAFHHLTDDEKNVAVAKYSQLLNKGGKIVFADTIFADQDAYDKTVETAKQRGFHQLANDLQTEYYTRIPIMQTIFENNGFHVTFTRLNHFVWVMEATKQ comes from the coding sequence ATGGGCACAGAATTTAATGGTTTATTTGATGAGTGGGCTCATACGTACGACTCATTCGTACAAGGCGAAGATATACAATATAAAGAAGTTTTCGCCCATTATGAGGACATTTTAGAGGATGTAGTTAACAAGTCATTTGGTAACGTATTAGAATTTGGTGTTGGTACTGGCAATTTAACAAATAAATTATTACTTGCCGGTCGTACAGTTTACGGTATAGAACCGTCGCGTGAAATGCGCATGATTGCAAAAGAGAAATTGCCAAAGGAATTTTCTATTACAGAAGGTGATTTTCTTTCGTTTGAAGTTCCGAATTCAGTTGATACCATTGTAAGCACCTATGCATTTCATCATTTAACAGATGATGAAAAAAATGTAGCTGTTGCGAAGTATAGTCAATTGCTAAACAAAGGTGGTAAAATAGTGTTTGCTGATACGATATTTGCAGATCAAGATGCATATGATAAAACTGTTGAAACAGCAAAACAAAGAGGTTTTCACCAGTTAGCAAACGATTTGCAAACGGAATACTATACACGTATTCCGATCATGCAGACTATATTTGAAAACAATGGCTTCCATGTAACGTTTACGAGATTAAATCATTTCGTTTGGGTAATGGAGGCAACTAAGCAATAG
- a CDS encoding YrzA family protein: protein MSFTFEMLEDKIEFFEAGDLASLERKISEQIDNNKALMLEVHHISHQMVMDPESKRPYYSAVVHFKLKKLC from the coding sequence ATGTCATTTACCTTTGAAATGTTAGAAGATAAAATAGAATTTTTTGAAGCGGGAGACTTAGCTTCCTTAGAAAGAAAAATTAGTGAACAAATTGATAATAATAAAGCACTTATGCTTGAAGTTCATCACATCTCGCATCAAATGGTTATGGATCCCGAAAGCAAAAGACCGTATTACAGCGCGGTTGTTCATTTTAAATTAAAGAAATTATGCTAA
- a CDS encoding YrrS family protein, producing the protein MAGGSRFQQKQQKRRQNGVLNIAIAIVLVAVAIVAYQLFVPDTKEQASSNDKKVAQQTTKENKAEKAKGKEETKKDEQEKAEAKKKEEEEKQKAEEEKQKAEEEAKANEKVAAEKTQPKATDAYTKPSWKPVGTEQGATPAMTFNKGTADWNEMNQAISAAIDVPVEQLVIHRIGNNGKNKAYGNVQDKQSGKKYYVNIDWVENEGWKPVLVQTLN; encoded by the coding sequence ATGGCAGGAGGATCTAGATTCCAACAGAAACAACAAAAACGTCGTCAAAACGGTGTTTTAAATATTGCAATCGCTATTGTATTAGTGGCAGTAGCTATTGTAGCATATCAATTGTTCGTTCCTGACACAAAAGAGCAAGCGTCTTCTAATGATAAAAAGGTAGCTCAGCAAACAACAAAAGAAAATAAAGCTGAGAAAGCTAAAGGTAAAGAAGAGACGAAGAAGGACGAACAAGAGAAGGCAGAGGCTAAGAAGAAGGAAGAAGAAGAGAAGCAAAAGGCTGAAGAAGAAAAGCAAAAAGCTGAAGAAGAAGCGAAAGCTAATGAGAAAGTGGCAGCTGAAAAAACACAGCCAAAGGCAACAGATGCTTATACGAAACCTTCTTGGAAGCCAGTAGGTACAGAGCAAGGTGCAACACCTGCGATGACGTTTAACAAAGGTACAGCAGATTGGAATGAGATGAATCAAGCGATTTCCGCTGCAATCGACGTTCCGGTAGAGCAATTAGTTATTCATAGAATCGGAAATAACGGTAAGAATAAAGCTTACGGCAACGTACAAGATAAGCAATCAGGTAAAAAATATTATGTAAATATTGATTGGGTAGAAAATGAGGGCTGGAAACCAGTGCTTGTTCAAACTCTAAACTAA
- a CDS encoding peptidoglycan D,D-transpeptidase FtsI family protein, with amino-acid sequence MKIRRRITVVLICFICVMFLLLCRLLQIQIIDTESFTDRNINLIERSVTQRTQSLTVDNGRGHFTDRNDKEIGEEKYPVLIIFPFLQIKNDMLKKIAHIIGVSRQEIKIQMKDKKNAFILQRGNEPFPLVREQMEKINQLNVLGIVAAEVRLKQTGGTNHLVGEVGENEREFQKRYGEVEKISKQTPIGISGLQQSFDEFLLTDGEAKVLYQVDRQGEPIFGKQAKYTSPGNPFYPVTIQTTLHKELQQKAEETIEKSEIKKGGLVLLDVKTNEILAMVSKPSLQVKNERLYKATLENQMLTPHFPGSVFKTVVATAAIDQNINVLNRTFNCNKDLYGENDPQVLMGTLSFKGSFARSCNRAFSQLGNELIQKDKMVLETYVAALGAVGKVGWNGSVFHTSRFEQMPEEKSAIIWGSEENKTSKKAVAQTAIGQKDVRISPLAIANMMATIARNGEKMEVKAVKKIVYKNGSDFFTFENHKLNGKQLSYETVKTLQELLRGVVTTEKGTGAAFRSLPLSVAGKSGTAQTGKGMKVNRWFAGYFPYENPRYALVVVDIETDSSVNKVTSIFKDIVEEIHRLENEK; translated from the coding sequence ATGAAAATAAGACGGAGAATTACAGTTGTTTTAATTTGTTTTATATGTGTGATGTTTTTATTACTTTGTCGTTTACTCCAAATACAGATTATAGATACTGAATCTTTTACTGATCGAAATATTAATTTAATCGAAAGAAGCGTTACGCAACGAACACAATCACTTACAGTAGATAATGGAAGAGGACATTTTACAGATCGGAATGATAAAGAAATTGGTGAAGAGAAATACCCAGTTTTAATTATTTTTCCTTTTTTACAAATAAAAAATGACATGTTAAAGAAAATTGCGCATATCATTGGTGTGTCGAGACAAGAGATCAAAATACAAATGAAAGATAAAAAAAATGCATTTATACTCCAAAGAGGAAATGAGCCATTTCCTTTAGTACGAGAGCAGATGGAGAAGATTAATCAATTAAATGTATTGGGCATTGTAGCGGCTGAAGTTCGATTAAAACAAACTGGAGGGACAAATCATTTAGTGGGTGAAGTGGGGGAGAATGAACGAGAATTCCAAAAGCGATATGGAGAAGTAGAAAAAATTTCAAAACAAACGCCAATTGGTATTTCTGGATTACAGCAATCTTTTGATGAATTTTTATTAACTGATGGAGAGGCAAAAGTATTGTATCAAGTGGACCGGCAAGGAGAACCGATTTTTGGAAAACAGGCGAAATACACTTCGCCAGGAAATCCATTTTATCCAGTTACAATTCAAACTACTTTACATAAAGAGTTGCAGCAAAAAGCTGAAGAGACAATTGAAAAAAGTGAAATAAAGAAGGGGGGATTAGTATTACTTGATGTAAAAACAAATGAAATACTAGCGATGGTTAGCAAACCATCTTTACAGGTTAAAAACGAAAGATTATATAAAGCTACACTTGAAAATCAAATGTTAACACCGCATTTTCCTGGTTCTGTTTTTAAAACAGTAGTTGCAACGGCAGCGATTGATCAAAATATAAATGTATTGAATCGCACATTTAATTGTAATAAAGATTTATATGGTGAAAACGACCCACAAGTTTTGATGGGAACACTTAGTTTTAAAGGGAGCTTTGCTAGAAGCTGTAACAGGGCATTCTCACAGTTAGGTAACGAGCTAATACAAAAGGATAAGATGGTGTTAGAAACGTACGTAGCGGCTTTAGGAGCAGTTGGAAAGGTTGGTTGGAACGGTTCGGTATTTCATACATCGCGTTTCGAGCAAATGCCAGAGGAGAAGAGTGCTATTATCTGGGGGAGTGAGGAAAATAAGACTAGTAAAAAAGCGGTAGCGCAAACAGCAATTGGACAGAAAGATGTACGTATATCACCTCTAGCAATCGCTAATATGATGGCGACGATTGCTAGGAATGGAGAAAAAATGGAAGTGAAAGCTGTTAAAAAAATAGTGTATAAAAATGGAAGTGACTTTTTTACATTTGAAAACCATAAATTAAATGGAAAACAGCTTTCTTATGAAACAGTAAAAACATTACAAGAGTTATTAAGAGGCGTTGTAACAACAGAGAAAGGAACAGGAGCAGCATTCAGGTCGTTGCCACTAAGTGTCGCTGGAAAATCTGGGACAGCACAAACAGGAAAAGGGATGAAGGTCAATCGCTGGTTTGCAGGTTATTTTCCATATGAAAATCCAAGATATGCTTTAGTTGTCGTTGATATAGAAACGGACAGCAGTGTAAATAAAGTCACATCCATTTTCAAAGATATCGTAGAAGAAATCCATCGATTAGAGAATGAAAAGTAA
- the greA gene encoding transcription elongation factor GreA, producing MSTEKTYPMTQEGKQKLENEVEQLKTVRRKEVVERIKIARSFGDLSENSEYDAAKDEQAFVEGRITQLENMIRNAVIIEDNGEESTVVTLGKTVTFKELPNGDEEAYTIVGSAEADPFEGRISNDSPIAKSLLGKQIGEKVAIQTPGGEMQVEIISVK from the coding sequence ATGTCAACAGAAAAAACATACCCTATGACGCAAGAGGGTAAGCAAAAATTAGAGAACGAAGTTGAGCAATTAAAAACAGTAAGACGTAAAGAAGTAGTAGAGCGTATTAAAATCGCGCGTAGCTTCGGCGATCTTTCTGAGAACTCTGAGTACGATGCAGCGAAAGATGAGCAAGCGTTCGTAGAAGGACGTATTACACAATTAGAAAACATGATTCGTAACGCAGTTATCATCGAAGATAATGGCGAAGAATCTACTGTCGTTACATTAGGTAAAACAGTAACATTTAAAGAATTACCAAATGGAGATGAAGAAGCTTACACAATCGTAGGTAGCGCGGAAGCTGACCCATTCGAAGGAAGAATTTCTAACGATTCTCCAATCGCAAAGAGCTTATTAGGTAAGCAAATTGGTGAGAAGGTAGCAATTCAAACACCAGGCGGAGAAATGCAAGTAGAGATTATCTCTGTTAAATAA
- the udk gene encoding uridine kinase has product MGTNKPVVIGIAGGSGSGKTSVTKAIFDHFKGHSILILEQDYYYKDQSHLPMEERLKTNYDHPLAFDNDLLIEHLQQLLAYEQIDKPVYDYTLHTRSEEIIPVEPKDVIILEGILILEDPRLCELMDIKLFVDTDADLRILRRMQRDIKERGRTMDSVIDQYVTVVRPMHNQFIEPSKKFADIIIPEGGQNHVAIDIMVTKIATILEQKVNL; this is encoded by the coding sequence ATGGGGACGAATAAGCCTGTTGTAATTGGAATCGCTGGTGGTTCAGGATCAGGAAAAACAAGTGTAACGAAAGCGATTTTTGACCATTTTAAAGGTCATTCCATTTTAATCTTGGAGCAAGATTATTATTACAAAGATCAAAGCCATTTACCGATGGAAGAGCGTTTAAAAACAAATTATGATCATCCGCTTGCGTTTGATAATGATCTGTTAATTGAACATTTGCAGCAGTTGCTTGCATATGAGCAAATTGATAAGCCTGTATATGACTATACATTGCATACGCGTTCAGAAGAAATTATTCCAGTTGAGCCGAAAGATGTAATCATTTTAGAAGGAATTCTTATTTTAGAAGACCCACGTCTTTGTGAGTTGATGGACATTAAGTTATTCGTTGATACAGATGCAGATCTTCGTATCCTGCGCCGCATGCAGCGTGATATTAAAGAGCGCGGTCGTACGATGGATTCAGTTATTGATCAATACGTAACTGTTGTGCGTCCAATGCACAATCAATTTATTGAGCCTTCTAAGAAATTTGCGGATATTATTATCCCTGAAGGTGGACAAAACCATGTTGCAATTGATATTATGGTGACAAAAATTGCAACAATTCTTGAACAAAAAGTAAATTTGTAA
- a CDS encoding peptidase U32 family protein produces MTVQEISRVIDGKRVIVKKPELLIPAGNLEKLKVAIHYGADAVYLGGQEFGLRSNAGNFTLEDMAEGVEFAKKYGAKIYVTTNIFAHNENMDGLEEYLKGIEKAGVTGIIVADPLIIETCKRVAPSVEVHLSTQQSLSNWKAAQYWKEEGLHRLVLAREASYEEMKEIKDKVDIEIEAFVHGAMCIAYSGRCTLSNHMTARDSNRGGCCQSCRWDYDLVQTVSQHKDAKELPLFQKEDAHFAMSPKDLNLILSIPKMIEIGIDSLKVEGRMKSIHYVATVATVYRKVIDAYCADPDNFEFKQQWLDELDKCANRDTAPAFFEGVPGHQEQMFGNHSKKTTYDFAGLVLDYNEETGIVTLEQRNHFKPGHEVEFFGPEIENFTQTVEKIWDEDGNELDAARHPLQIVKFKVDQPVYVNNMMRKNILQ; encoded by the coding sequence ATGACTGTACAAGAAATTTCACGAGTGATCGATGGCAAGCGCGTTATTGTGAAGAAACCTGAACTGTTAATCCCTGCGGGTAACTTAGAAAAATTAAAAGTAGCTATCCATTATGGGGCAGATGCTGTATATTTAGGTGGACAAGAATTTGGTCTTCGTTCTAATGCAGGTAACTTTACGCTAGAAGATATGGCAGAAGGCGTTGAATTTGCAAAGAAATATGGAGCGAAAATATACGTAACAACAAATATTTTCGCACATAATGAAAATATGGACGGGCTAGAGGAATATTTAAAAGGGATTGAAAAGGCTGGTGTAACGGGAATTATCGTTGCAGATCCGCTTATTATTGAGACGTGTAAACGTGTAGCGCCTTCTGTTGAGGTGCATTTAAGTACACAACAATCGCTATCCAACTGGAAAGCAGCACAGTATTGGAAAGAAGAAGGTTTACATCGTCTTGTATTAGCTCGTGAAGCAAGCTATGAAGAAATGAAAGAAATTAAAGACAAAGTGGACATTGAAATTGAAGCATTCGTCCATGGTGCAATGTGTATCGCATATTCAGGAAGATGTACATTAAGTAACCATATGACAGCGCGTGACTCTAACCGTGGTGGTTGTTGTCAATCTTGTCGCTGGGACTATGACTTAGTTCAAACGGTATCACAACATAAAGATGCAAAAGAGCTTCCTTTATTCCAAAAAGAAGATGCTCACTTTGCGATGAGTCCAAAAGATTTAAATTTAATCTTGTCAATTCCGAAAATGATTGAAATTGGAATTGATAGCTTAAAAGTTGAAGGACGTATGAAATCTATCCATTACGTAGCGACTGTAGCAACTGTATATCGCAAAGTAATTGATGCGTATTGTGCGGATCCGGATAACTTTGAGTTTAAACAACAATGGTTAGATGAGCTTGATAAATGTGCAAATCGTGATACAGCTCCTGCATTCTTTGAAGGGGTTCCAGGACATCAAGAGCAAATGTTTGGAAATCATAGTAAGAAAACAACGTATGATTTTGCTGGTTTAGTGTTAGATTATAATGAAGAAACGGGCATCGTAACGCTTGAGCAACGTAATCACTTCAAACCAGGACATGAAGTGGAGTTCTTTGGACCAGAAATAGAAAACTTTACGCAGACGGTGGAGAAAATTTGGGATGAGGATGGAAACGAATTAGATGCAGCGAGACATCCGTTGCAAATCGTAAAATTCAAAGTGGATCAACCAGTGTATGTGAATAATATGATGCGCAAAAACATACTTCAATAA
- a CDS encoding peptidase U32 family protein, translating to MKKPELLVTPRAVADIEPLAKAGADAVMIGEQKFGLRLAGEFSREDVKKSVKIAHENGVKVYVAMNAMFHNDKVEELTDYVAFLNEVHVDAIVFGDPAVLMAVREVAPNMQLHWNTETTATNWFTCNYWGQRGAKRAVLARELSLDEIVDLKENAEVELEVQIHGMTCMFQSKRSLVGNYFEYQGRNLDIEKKKYEENMFLYDPERNNKYPIYEDENGTHIMSPNDICFIDELEELIEAEVDSLKIDGVLKSSEYIIEVTKKYRQAIDLCVEDRDAYYDVKDDLYKEIEEMQPVNRPLDTGFFFKETVY from the coding sequence ATGAAGAAACCTGAATTGTTAGTAACGCCAAGAGCGGTGGCGGATATCGAACCTCTTGCGAAAGCAGGAGCAGATGCAGTAATGATCGGTGAACAAAAGTTTGGTTTACGTTTAGCAGGGGAATTTTCACGTGAAGATGTAAAAAAATCTGTTAAAATTGCACATGAAAATGGTGTGAAAGTATACGTAGCAATGAATGCTATGTTCCATAATGATAAAGTAGAAGAATTAACAGATTACGTTGCATTTTTAAACGAAGTACATGTAGATGCAATTGTCTTCGGAGATCCAGCGGTATTAATGGCTGTTCGTGAAGTAGCACCAAATATGCAACTGCACTGGAATACAGAAACGACAGCAACAAATTGGTTCACTTGTAACTACTGGGGTCAAAGAGGAGCGAAGCGTGCTGTATTAGCTCGTGAGCTTAGCTTAGATGAAATTGTTGATTTAAAAGAAAATGCTGAAGTGGAACTTGAAGTGCAAATTCACGGTATGACTTGTATGTTCCAATCGAAGCGTTCGTTAGTAGGAAACTACTTTGAGTATCAAGGACGTAATCTTGACATTGAAAAGAAAAAATATGAAGAGAATATGTTCTTGTATGACCCAGAGCGTAACAATAAATATCCAATTTATGAAGATGAAAATGGTACTCACATTATGAGTCCGAATGATATTTGTTTCATCGATGAATTAGAGGAACTAATTGAGGCTGAAGTTGATAGCTTAAAAATCGATGGTGTACTAAAAAGCTCTGAATACATTATTGAAGTAACGAAGAAATATCGTCAAGCGATTGATTTGTGTGTGGAAGATCGTGATGCGTATTATGACGTGAAAGATGATCTATATAAAGAAATAGAAGAAATGCAACCAGTAAATCGTCCATTAGATACAGGATTCTTCTTTAAAGAAACGGTTTACTAA
- a CDS encoding O-methyltransferase encodes MEDAVNEYLLSFIDPKDKLILEMEEYATENHVPIMDRLGMEFMLQFLRLIGPKSILELGTAIGYSSIRMMQAIPNSRIVTVERNRERYEKALEYIERSPVKERISVIYGDALETGEQVKEHGTFDVIFIDAAKGQYRRFFDLYEPLLNPGGVIISDNVMYHGLVTTKEKIENRRTRGLIRRIKTYNEWLMNHEGYDTTIFPIGDGVAVSKKRG; translated from the coding sequence ATGGAGGATGCAGTTAACGAGTACCTATTATCATTTATTGATCCAAAAGATAAATTAATTCTTGAAATGGAAGAATATGCAACAGAAAATCATGTGCCGATTATGGATCGACTTGGAATGGAATTTATGCTGCAATTTTTACGTTTAATTGGACCGAAAAGCATTTTAGAGCTTGGTACAGCAATTGGCTATTCTAGTATTCGTATGATGCAAGCTATTCCAAATTCACGCATTGTGACAGTTGAGCGCAATCGTGAACGATATGAAAAAGCACTTGAATATATAGAACGTTCCCCAGTAAAAGAACGTATTTCAGTTATATACGGTGATGCGTTAGAGACGGGTGAACAAGTAAAAGAACACGGAACATTTGACGTTATTTTTATTGATGCAGCAAAAGGACAATATCGTCGCTTTTTTGACTTATATGAACCGTTATTAAACCCTGGTGGCGTAATTATTTCAGATAATGTTATGTACCATGGTCTTGTAACGACAAAAGAGAAAATTGAAAATAGACGTACACGTGGTTTAATCCGTCGTATTAAGACGTACAATGAATGGCTTATGAACCATGAAGGATATGATACAACGATTTTCCCAATTGGAGATGGAGTAGCTGTTAGTAAAAAGAGAGGATGA